Below is a genomic region from Hevea brasiliensis isolate MT/VB/25A 57/8 chromosome 3, ASM3005281v1, whole genome shotgun sequence.
aatgaaaagaaataacataaaataaatatgcagtgaatgtattgatatctcaatgcaaataaattttcgatgagtatctgtagtcttacttattttgtacttgttatattcattatttcattaaatttatccactttcatttttggttgcccaagtaacctatactggatgactggactggataaacgggtaaactagcactgggtatcaagtacctcgagccgtcacaccatcggtcacatatttgtctcccagtgtgcaacagaacaactaataagctgcaataactttaggcacaaggccaagtatcaacataatgtcagaatggctaaaagccatgaaatcatagaatgacataatgccatgtgcagtactgctaactgaaccctattggcatgccaagctatccaaaccaatcttgttaggtatactagggaattttacacttttgagttttataatttttgaatttcaagttttggtgtaactattcacttcattagtcaaccaaaatgttgacttttgcatagacaataggtacattggttttaatactcccaacataccacattttgcattcaaaatttgttggtattggttgctaataccatttctaagcttaaagttaattgagtagaattttcagttttcataccttatttttactgtttcattagtcatttttgcagtgggaatttggcaaaatgatcaacatgaaagttgttccttattttgtctagttgaatttccatttttgaatcactccatttggagttttgtatctcaagttatggtccaaaaaccacaactggccggattggaatttttcaagactgaccatatctacagtgcagtgaacagtgaatgcaactcacttgttggataggttctagtcataatttgggttaggtttcttcatgaaagttgttggtctatatatcaaattgttgctggtaaaatgtcaggtcaattggactattctacactgagttatggccaaatgaacaatcactgtttatttggtcattctgcagaagcagactgcaggtcacccggattggggcaagcttttcatccacttagtttggtcttatgggcattgtttcttcaccaaagttgtgccattatgtgtctagtttcatgaccaattggccttacaccaattgaacctctacaattcaagttatggctgcccaaatctgctggactcatgtccaattctgcaggtcacctagggcagccacactaaacctaacttccatcactaaacacacttcatttcttgtttaccaataaccaaatggtcactaattgaccattaaaatgttcctacaccattataggattaaaacctcaatttggtcaaaaccctaaattctcaattcctctattcttccattaacttacaatataaggtgctaagtgttaatttcatatcaaaggacagcttatatactcttttaatctaaaaaaaatcatcaaaattctcataagaccttggctgccaaaattggtaaaaattcatcatgcaacttttgtttaatttcacttaattttcacacttaattcctactccacatGTGATATGcataaaatttctagaaggaattggcactaacctcttttgggagataacttgagcttataaatctccttaatttcttcttctaattgctgcctagaggatgttcaagttgttaGGTTAATTTATTGTGAAGCAAgtttgtggtttcaaggtgaaataaggtgaggtttgggagctttagtgagctttcatggtggaatggcttTGGGAGAAAAAGTGACGCCTGGTTTGGGTCAGGAAGAGCAGATGGctttttttttgtctcaattatcctctttaatagtttaatttaagtggtgtttaattgtgattggtggataggtttttaatgacatcataagatgtcataattaggtattttctttcattttcttttcttctcttctctactcatttccaatttaatttttagcaatatttattcacattttatgttataataattatttacttaactggacaagtcggccaaaaatcacctctaaaggtgaaatgaccaaaatgccctccgtttggcttaacagaccaaaattgtctgtaccaattgaaaaatttttctaagtattttcttggcattctaatgccatagaaacctcaatgacccttctctggagtcccaaaaattattttatgaattttaccccaggtctagggctcctagttgcgagaatcgcaacttcctactaggttacccatcgcttgggcaccggctcatttaacttggttgtattttatttctaaaatttttcctaaatttttcttattaatatttgagttaattatggttcctcactttagtttaaatatttttccggacgttctagctatccggtccgacactggtcaccggaacagtagaatgtacagagttgctacagggagggtgttacaaatgttCTTATAGTAATGTGATAACCTCAAAAAGCATATGGGAGTTTCTtaggccaatccttataggtttcaaccatcttcctcaaaatagtCTTCTCATTCTTATTGGCTGCTTCAACTGCTCCATTAGTTTGAGGCATATATATATGTTGAGCACTTATGATGCTTGAttttaaactcttcaattaactCTAAAAAATCACCCTTAAATTGAGTGCTGTTATCTAAGACTATCTTGTGAGGTACTCCAAATTGGTAGATTATTTTTTCCATATAAACTTGCTCGTCTGCTTAAACCCACTATCTTGAAGGATTAGGCCTCAACCCATTTAGTGAAGTAGTCAATTGCCATGATTATAAATCTATGGAAGCCAAGGGAGAAATCTTTCTAATGATGTTTACGCCCCAAACCAAAAATGATCATGGTGAAGCCATATTGTAGAGCTCACTTGGTGGTTGATGGTTCAAGTTTCCATGGATTTGACATTTATGGAGTTTATTGACAAACTTAGCATTGTCAGTCTCCATAGTAGACCAATAGTAACCCAATCCTTAGAATTTTTCTAGCCAAAACAATTCCATTCTTATGAGGACCACATATTCTCacatacttctttcattattacttagcctatttttctatcacacataagagtaagAGTCCTTAAAAGAACCTTTTATAAAGTTGCCTCCCAGCCAAAGTAAACTGAGTGGCTATTCTACGAATTGTTACTACCTTTTATTGGCTGATTGCAAGTATTCCCTCACTTCTAGATACCTCTTTATGTCTACATACCATTTTCCTTCatcctctaggtccacatgtgctagcATGAAATTCTACTTCTCATTAAGATAACTGATTGAGTTAACTTTTGATCACCCTTTTCCTATAGGAATGATAGTGTGGCTTGGGAATCGACTATCTAATTTTAAGCTGAGGCATGTGCTTCATGGTCACCTTATCAAAAATTAGCTAATAGTTTCTTTACATACTCCAAGTATAGCCTCAATTTTCCTTCCTTTAATTCCAATTTAGCTTTAATATAAGTGTtggactgtaacaccctcactgtagcaattctgtacatcctactattccgatgaccagtgtcagtcaggacagctagaacgtctggaaaaatatttaaactaaagtgaggaactataattaactcaaatattaataagaaaaatttagaaataattttagaaataaaatacaaccaagttaaatgagccggtgccctaacgatgggtaacccagtgggaagttgcgtttctcgcaactaggagccctagaccagggagaaaattcataaaataatttttgggactccagagaagattcattgggagttctatggcattagaatgccaagaaaaggcttagaaaaatttttcaatcggtacagacaattttggtctgttaaggcaaacggagggcattttggtcatttcgccttcagaggtgattttttgcagacttgtctagttaagtaaataattattatgacataaaatgtgaataaatattgataaaaattaaattgaaaatgagtagaaaataaaaggaaagaaaatgaaagaaattggaattttgacatcattatgacgtCATTAAAATCCTCCCACCTAATCAAATTGTGACACTTGGCAATAACTcatttaaaatgagtaaatgggcagaaattaaagaaaaacaatCAGATTTCTTTATCTCTTCCCTTTGGCTGAACCAGCACCTCTTTTcctcttccaccattaaagcttcactaAGCTTTGGGTTCACCCTCCAAACCACCTCAAAGCCCTAGCCTCCCTTCACcaaaactcatcctcacacctagagcaagctttggacagcaaaaagaaaggaagaaagtgaaattttgaagccttggaaagtgcctaagtgaaggttagtgctaatttcttctaaaaattttgtgcatggctgccattgaacatgattttggtgtcgtaaaccatggattgtatgtgtatgaaaattttagttgttggagttagggtttgaggcacaaaacttggattttgttcatgtgttgatgaatgaaagtttaaatggtcaattagtgaccatttggctgtgtatgatgaggaaatgaagagagttgtggcttggtatttgagatttggtatgctgcccttgCTGACCTATAGGACTGAGTGTGAGTTCAGTAGGTTTAGGCagatataaatggagttgtagaggttcaatttctgtaaggccaattggacatgaaactagacacataatggcacaactttggtgaagaaatcctgtccagaaaaccaaaccaagttgaccaaaaaattgccctaatccaggtgacttacattcttcctgggcaaaatgactaaatgaatagtattcatttagtcataaatcagtgtagaaaggtccaattgacctaaaatttaaccagcaaaaagctgagacatagacctacaactttcatgaagaaaacaaattcaaatgctgatcataacctagtcaaattgccaaccaaacttaggttaccaaatctggtagaaccagttttgaccagaattttagattctgtccaatctggctagttatggtgtttaggctataacttaagttacaaaactccaaatggagtaattcaaaaaatgaaatgtaactagacacaataaggaacaactttcatgaagataactttgtcaaattcctactgtccaaatgactaatagaacagtaaacacaatgcttgaaatctgaaaattttgaataactaacactaagcttagaaatggtattggcaaccaatactaacaactttagaatgcaaaatgtggtatgttgggagtattagaaccaaggtacctattgtctatgcaaaagtcaacatttagttgactaatgaaatcaatagtaacacctaaacttaaatttcaagaatagtaaaatgtaaaagtgtaacatgtcctagtacacctagcaagattggtttggataggttggcatgccaatagggttcagttagcagtattgtacatggcattatgccattctgtgattttatggcttttagccattttgacattatgttgatacttggccttgtgcctaatattattatagcttattagctgttctgttacacacagggagatacatatgtgaccgatggtgtgactgctcgaggtacttgatacccagtgtcagtttatttGTTTATCTAgttcagtcatccagtataggttacttgggcaaccaaaaatgaaagtggataaatttaatgaaataataaatataacaagcacaaaataaataagactacaaataattattgaaaaattatctgcataagacatcagaacattcactgcatatttattttctgttatttcttttatttttattattggcaccactaagtattattgcttagcgcgttactttttgccATGCCTagattctggagagaccgacagagagcccagtagaccacagactgggtgagaccatctgcagctctgcatagtgtccgtgtcacctcaccgtcttcaatgcattggtaggacactaggtttcattttggtattttgtaattaacttttactttctcatgtgtaattgagacttatgtaatgtattttgatattaatgtaaatagtaaaaattgtgtttatgaaaaaaataaaaattaaatatttatttatgacttgtatatgaatatcatatgaaatgaatgaatgagaaatggaaatgttgttgaaaaatattgagactatattgatgaaatggagtttgggaatgattaaaaacatattggaagtgtttttcacagatttcgaagaactattttctctatttttagccggtactctgtcgaattttctataaaacttgcgaaacctcaaataaatatatgatttcattaaatgacttaaatgaattatacttcacaaattgtacttcataactatgaaaaaataaataaggaaatacttcacaaattgtacttcataactatgaaaaaataaataagaaaggataaaaataattgaaataaaatatggtgttccggtacactatgtggcatatcttactcggctacactgtagacgggtaaggggtgtcacatggacCTAGGAGTCTTAATCCATGCtttgataataataaataattagtgtgctactaatctaCCTTGAAAGTGTTTGTGTTGAGATTATAGGTCCCAAgttcaaaattgagaaattatttcaaattagctttccaatggtttaaacaGATCAAAAATCCAAGTTCAagtcaaaaagttatgagtttgtgAATCTCTAAACTTCTTAGTAtctctatttttaactttttcttgaccaaggagggtaaaatgaaatttttacttttgggaaatgcaaatttatttttgaaattgttttcatttaaaaatttatcaaattagttttccaacggttcaaacggatcaaaaatTCGAGTTCAagtcaaaaagttatgagtttgtgAATCTCTAAACTTCTTAgtctttatttttaacttttcttgACCAAGGAGGAGTAAGTGAAACTTTTAATTTTGAGAAAtgtaaatttgtttttgaaagtgtttttattgaaaaaattatcaaattagctttctaaCGATTTAAATGGATTAAAAATCTAAGTACGGGCTAAAAAGTatgagtttttgaagcctaagtgtCCTTTTGTCTAGAGAGCATTTCAGCAGTTGAAAGTGGGAACTTCGGCAACCAAAGTTTACTCCTTAAATGATGGTTTTTTATTGTTTAAACTCTTTTTGTCTAaagagcattttggcagccaaaaGTGGAAACTTCGACAGTCGAAGTTCACTTTTTGAATGGTGTTTTTTAGCGCTCTAACCTTCGGTAGCTGAAGTAAAGAACTTCGGTAGCTGAACTTGGATTTCTGAAACTCAATAAAATAGAGTTTTGGGTAGTTGAACAGCTATATTTACATTTAATGCACCCCCAACAGTCATTTTCTTTACAAAACTATAAATAGAGGCCATTATGACAGGAGGAATagaacaacaactatttcttgagAATTTATTATgttcaaataattttttcttcttctctctctttagaacttgagctaccataattgattattgagagcttgatattttgagttgtaatttcttTATTCTGAGAGTTATTTCAAGGTTGCTGTGAGCATTTATTATAACTTGAGAGTGATAAAGCATTAAATtgctcttgagtgtaaagggatttgtaaaagagcaagggtttgctcttgtggtaATTGTAAGGGatttattcttcacccaaagaagaattttagtggagcTAACTCTCAAGGAGAGCCTTGAGGAGAGGACATAGTCTTGGGATAGCCAAACCTCTATAATATTCCTTGTGttctttctttccttccttttctttgtgCTATTTAATGAAAATTTCTCTTAGtcttcaaattttttaattaatacccATTTCAAACCCCTCCCCCCTCCCCCCTCTTGGGTTTCCATAAGAGATAACAAGTGGCATCAGAGCTAGTCTCTATTCAAAGTCTTAATCATCTTGGAGCAAAGATCAATGGCAACCTTCAATATACAAGAAGGTCAATTGATGGTAAGACCTCCCTTCTTTGATGGGAATGACTTCTTATATTAGAAAAATAGaatgttttattttcttaaattagAAGGAGTTGACTTGTGGGATGTTGTAGAGAATGGGCCATTCACCCGAACTAAAATTGTACATGGTGTGCATGTAACTAAGCCAAAGGGTAAATTGAGTGAGCATGAGAAAAGAAGAGTAGCTCTAAATGATAAAGCTATTCATCTTTTATTTTATGCACTAAGTAGAAGTGAATATAATAAAATGTGTATGAAGTCTACTACAAAAGAAATTTGGGATGCATTGGTGGTTACTCATGAGGGTACTAATCAAGTGAAGGAGAATAAGATGGATTCCCTCATCTATCAATATGAGTTATTCAAGATAAAATCGAGTGAGACCATAAGTCAAATGTATGAAAGATTTGTGAAGATTATAGGAGGAATTAAATTATGGAGATTATAGgaggaattaaatcccttaggaAGACATTTACGAATGAGGAGCTAGTAAAGAAGATTCTAAGAAGTCTTCCTAAGGAGTGGCTATCCAAAGTAACTGCATTCAAGGATTCCAAGGACTTGAGCAAGGTACAACTTGATGAGCTCTTAGGAAATCTCATTGATTGTGAAATAACCCTTAAAAGAGAGCAAGTGGAGGAACCCAACAAAGCCAAGAAGAACATTGCCTTTAAAGTATCTTCTAAAAACTCAAGTGATGAAGATTATGAGTTTGATAAGGAAGAGTTGGCTCTAGTGATAAGGAGAATAAGAAAGATGCTCCTCTAAAACAAGAAGTTCATCTCAAAGAGGAACTTCAAGAAGGACAAGGGTGAAAGTAGCAAGAGGAATCCTCCCATATGCTTTGAATGCAATAAGCCGGGTCACATTAGAATGGATTGTCCCAAATTGAAAAAGCCTTTCAagaagttcaaaaaaaaaaaaacacttaaagCAACATGGGATGAATCAAGTGAATCCAAAGATAAGGAGATTGGTGATCAAGTTGCCCAAATGTGCTTCATGGCAATGGAGGAAAGCTCCAATGAGGTAACTTTAAATGATGATgttgttgaattttcttatgatgaactaGTTAGTGCTCTTAAAGTTATGAATGATGAACTAGAATTAAGTCATAAGAAGAATAAACTTTTGAAAAGTGAGCTTGCTTATTTAAGGAAGGAAAATGAGACCTCATCTAAGGATGATAGACCTTTAGATAGTAATATGCAAAAATCCTTAGATAAGCTCtcaatagaaaatgagaagttgtaAAATGAATTGTTGAGCTAAAAACTTCTCTTTCCATATTTGCTAAAGGAAAGGATAAACTTGATGCAATTTTGGACCCTCAAAGATCTCCTAGCATCAGGTATGGACTTGGCTATAACAAATTTACTCAAGCACCTCCTTCCAAGACTACTTTTGTTAAAGCATCTAGTTCTAATGAGCCTAGTCCCCAAGTGCCTAGTCCAAAGGTGTCCAATCCTAAAGGACAAGAACCAAAGATATCtagtggaaatgaaactagaaagacttcatttcatcaacatgcCCCTAGATAAAAtgtaaataagacatatacatataGGAGAGTTGCATCTAGGCTAAACTTTCATAGGGAATATGCCCTAGGCCTTATAACTATCATCACACTCATCATGCCTCATGCTCAAATGTACATAATGGACTCAAAAATAATGGTTACATGATACCATATGCACATTCTTATATATATAGACCAAGAACAAGAAGGTTTAATGGTCATTGTCACTATTGTTGCAAGTTTTGTAACATCAACTATAAGTGTGCCATTAGGAAAGTCCATCTTGGAATTGGTAAAATATTTGATTCATATGATGGAACTACTAACCCCTAAGGGCCCAAGTACATttaggtacctaaagtaaattgatTTATGTTGTATAAGTGTGCTTGAAATCCTCAAAGCTTGAAAGCAAGTGGTATTTGGATAGTGGATGTTCAAGACACATGACTAGAAATGCCAACCTTttcctttcacttgaaaagagagatggagGTGGGTAAGTGACCTTTGGTGACAATGGTAAAGGTTAAattatggggatatgtaagattaGTAAGGAAAACTCCCTAATTCTTGACAAAGCACTCTTGGTTGatggtttaaaacataatttgcttagtgTTAATCAATTATGTGATAAAGGTTGTGGAGTCATTTTTTAGTCTAAATCTTGCTTTGTGTCTAGAATGTGtgataataaaatgttatttattggtgaaagaattgaaaatatttatgttattgatttgcatgcTTTGTCTAAC
It encodes:
- the LOC131178464 gene encoding uncharacterized protein LOC131178464 yields the protein MDCPKLKKPFKKFKKKKTLKATWDESSESKDKEIGDQVAQMCFMAMEESSNEVTLNDDVVEFSYDELVSALKVMNDELELSHKKNKLLKSELAYLRKENETSSKDDRPLDRKDKLDAILDPQRSPSIRYGLGYNKFTQAPPSKTTFVKASSSNEPSPQVPSPKLESKWYLDSGCSRHMTRNANLFLSLEKRDGDVKCFVSISDNSQTWHRKLAHASVDLFANLNKDKLVDGLPKIKFQKDKVCDACQMDKFGSKINEGIFLGYSISSKVYRVFNKRTLVVEESMHVVFDEANSFGPRKDISYDDDIIGNFDELTLEDPQSSENQDQLNEDPLKDLGDDEVEL